The following nucleotide sequence is from Nitrospira sp..
GGCGACTGGGCGCTCGCCGCCACGGAAGGCTGGCGAGGGGAGATCCTCTATATGGTCATGGCCGGTGCAGAGGGGCGCATTCATCGCTGCAAAGTGCGTGATCCCTCGTTCGTGAATTGGCCGGCCATCCAGTGGGCGGCGGTGGGGAACATCGTGCCGGATTTTCCGTTGATCAACAAAAGTTTCAATTTGTCATACGCCGGGAATGACTTGTGACGAGAGAGTGACGGAAAGCAGGCGGCTCGGCCGCTCTGTGTGATGGAGGACCCATGTTTCGGATCATTGCTAAGAGCCTCGCGACCGGCGTCGTGACGGGCCGGCATCCAGAGGCGGATCACGCTCTGGAGCCGGTCAGCCCTGAGGCGATCGAAAAGGCCAAGCCTTTCCGGCGTTCTCTCACGATTCGCGCGGTGGATACCGGGTCCTGCAACGCCTGTGAGATGGAGCTGAACGCGTTGATCAATCCGATCTATGACGTGGAGCGATTCGGGGTACACATCGCCGCTTCACCGCGCCACGCCGACGCGCTGGTCGTCACTGGTCCTGTGACCGTGAACATGGAGCGGCCGCTGAAGGAAGTCTACAAGGCGACCCCTGATCCCAAGCTTGTGATCGCCCTGGGGGATTGCGCGCTGACTTGCGGAGTCTTCAAGGGCAGTTATGCGGTCACCGGTCCGGTGGACCGGCACCTGCCTGTGGATGTGCGTATTCCCGGTTGCCCGCCTAAACCGGCGGAGATCCTCGCGGCGTTGTCCGACCTGCGAGGAGAGAACCTCCCGCCCCACCAATGACCCTCGTGCGCCGCCGCCTCCTGCGTTTTTCTATTTCCATTCTTCCACCGGTTCGGCTTCGATCCTGCCCGGCCACGATCCAGTCTGAGGGGGATGTCTTCACGGGAAGGAGGGCTGGCAGCGTCCAGGTTTTTACGCCGTTTTTACATTGGGTTTGATAGCCTGGAAATGTCGGTACAGACCCGCAGCCTGATCGAAACCAGATCGGAGACG
It contains:
- a CDS encoding NADH-quinone oxidoreductase subunit B family protein, encoding MFRIIAKSLATGVVTGRHPEADHALEPVSPEAIEKAKPFRRSLTIRAVDTGSCNACEMELNALINPIYDVERFGVHIAASPRHADALVVTGPVTVNMERPLKEVYKATPDPKLVIALGDCALTCGVFKGSYAVTGPVDRHLPVDVRIPGCPPKPAEILAALSDLRGENLPPHQ